AGCTCGGCCATGAGCCTGAGCTCGTAGCTCTGCCCGCTGCTGAGCTGCGGCTTCGGCTGGAGCGCCGCGTCCAGGCCGGTCACCATAAGGCGCTTCATCTCGCCCGCGTCCTTTGTCGTAAGGACCCTGCCGCTCTCCTCGAGGGTCAGCTCGTACTCCTCCTTCAGGGTGTCGTACTTGACGGTATGCCCGAACTCCCAGGTGCCCACGTGCTTATCGGGCCAGAGATTTCTCACGCGGTGGAGCTTTACTATGAAGGTAAAGGTGGTAGGTATGCCGCTCTTTATCGCCTCCTCTATGTCCTGGGTGAAGGCGTCCTTCACCACGAACGAGAGACGCAGCTCCGAATCGTAATCCACGCGCACCCCGTCCATCCTGGCATCCTCTGCCAGGGAGGAGCCAACGAAGATAAGGGATATAAGGACTGAAAGGAAAAGGGTTCTCACCGGCACACCATACACTCGGGGGTTCTTTCGTACCTCCGCCACGCCGCAACTACCCGGTCCACGGGCGGACGGACATTGCATTAATTTTATACTATAAAGGATTTCCCCTTAAAAAGCAAGAGCTTCGAGGCCGGGGTAGCGTAAGGTATTGTGTGTAAACAAGCTTTCTTCCTTCATACCCGGTGCCACTAACGGCCGTTCAGAAAGTGAAGCACCCCTTCGACTTAGCTCAGGACAGGCGTCATGGT
This Thermodesulfobacteriota bacterium DNA region includes the following protein-coding sequences:
- a CDS encoding DUF4390 domain-containing protein; translated protein: MPVRTLFLSVLISLIFVGSSLAEDARMDGVRVDYDSELRLSFVVKDAFTQDIEEAIKSGIPTTFTFIVKLHRVRNLWPDKHVGTWEFGHTVKYDTLKEEYELTLEESGRVLTTKDAGEMKRLMVTGLDAALQPKPQLSSGQSYELRLMAELDPVELPFLLDYMLFFVKLWDFETDWHVTTITP